Proteins encoded within one genomic window of Hevea brasiliensis isolate MT/VB/25A 57/8 chromosome 8, ASM3005281v1, whole genome shotgun sequence:
- the LOC110670695 gene encoding LOW QUALITY PROTEIN: endo-1,4-beta-xylanase 5-like (The sequence of the model RefSeq protein was modified relative to this genomic sequence to represent the inferred CDS: inserted 1 base in 1 codon; deleted 1 base in 1 codon), which translates to MTILQQLRQAEVSVFSVLLISNNMVPFRLTYIIKRKKLKLFLEQCLIEPQRAQYGGGIVANPEFTYSFGLCMEGAIREGISKDGNKYIIAHSRTQSLDSASQTVQFEEGNLYGFSAWVQVNRGRESVAVVLRTAAGELIRAGNVIASDGCWSFLKGGIFANFSGPAEILFESKNTTVEIWIDNVSLQPFTMEQWRSHEDENIHKERKRKVRFQVTYANKTAVEGALISIKQTQSSFLFGCGMNHYIVENVDYQNWFASRFRYTTFTNEMKWYSTEKKQGQENYTIADAMVRFAKQNGSSIRGHNIFWDDPKDQPDWVKXLSPNDLREAAAKRINSVVSRYAGQLIAWDVMNENLHFSFYEDKLGEDASAEYFSMLDPGTRLFMKEYNTIEDCTDEAANPFNYKKRLEEILSCPGNQGILAGIGVQGHFSSDQPNLAYMRASLDILATTGLLIWLTKVDVGRGPNQAEYLEQVLREGYSHPGVEGIIMFVGPAIAGFNVTTLADKDFKNTPSGDVVDKLIDEWKYKPTEIKADSEGSIEVSLFHGDYNITIKDPVSNSLTRWNYNMIEDDTTGTVHIHINA; encoded by the exons ATGACTATTCTGCAACAACTGAGGCAAGCAGAAGTTTCAGTTTTCAGTGTTTTGTTGATTTCAAACAATATGGTACCATTTCGCCTTACATATATTATCAAGAGAAAAAAATTGAAACTTTTTCTTGAACAGTGCTTGATAGAGCCTCAGAGAGCTCAATATGGAGGAGGGATAGTAGCCAATCCAGAGTTTACTTATAGCTTTGGACTGTGTATG GAAGGAGCAAtcagagaaggaatatcaaaggaTGGGAACAAATACATTATTGCACATAGCAGAACACAATCACTTGACAGTGCCTCACAGACGGTTCAATTTGAGGAAGGAAATCTTTATGGTTTCTCCG CATGGGTTCAAGTCAACAGAGGACGTGAGAGTGTAGCAGTTGTTTTGAGAACTGCTGCTGGTGAGCTGATTCGTGCTGGTAATGTTATAGCCAGCGATGGATGCTGGTCTTTTCTTAAAGGTGGCATCTTTGCAAACTTTTCAGGCCCTGCTGAGATTCTGTTTGAG AGCAAGAACACAACTGTGGAAATATGGATTGACAATGTCTCATTACAACCCTTTACCATGGAGCAATGGAGATCGCACGAAGATGAAAACATTCACAAG GAACGAAAGAGAAAGGTGAGATTCCAGGTAACATATGCAAACAAAACTGCCGTGGAAGGTGCTTTAATATCAATAAAACAAACCCAATCAAGCTTCCTATTTGGATGTGGCATGAACCATTACATCGTGGAAAACGTAGATTACCAAAACTGGTTTGCTTCAAGATTCAGGTATACCACTTTCACTAATGAAATGAAGTGGTACAGCACCGAGAAAAAACAGGGTCAGGAAAACTACACCATTGCAGATGCAATGGTAAGATTTGCCAAACAAAATGGCAGTTCTATCAGAGGTCACAACATTTTCTGGGATGATCCAAAGGACCAACCAGACTGGGTTA ATCTTTCTCCTAATGATTTACGAGAAGCTGCAGCAAAAAGAATAAATTCGGTGGTCTCACGATACGCAGGGCAACTAATTGCTTGGGATGTAATGAATGAGAATCTGCACTTCAGCTTCTATGAAGATAAGCTTGGCGAAGATGCCTCTGCAGAGTACTTCTCAATGCTTGATCCTGGGACAAGATTGTTCATGAAAGAGTATAATACCATTGAAGATTGTACAGATGAGGCTGCAAATCCATTTAACTACAAGAAGAGACTGGAGGAAATTCTGTCATGTCCTGGAAACCAAGGAATTTTAGCAGGAATTGGTGTGCAAGGCCATTTCAGTTCTGACCAACCAAATCTTGCGTACATGAGAGCTTCCTTGGACATTCTAGCTACAACaggattgcttatatggcttactAAAGTAGACGTTGGCAGAGGCCCAAATCAG GCAGAGTACTTGGAGCAGGTACTGAGGGAAGGCTACTCTCACCCTGGTGTTGAAGGAATTATCATGTTCGTAGGCCCAGCAATTGCAGGTTTCAATGTTACAACACTAGCAGACAAAGATTTCAAGAACACTCCATCAGGAGATGTTGTGGACAAGCTGATTGATGAGTGGAAGTATAAGCCTACTGAAATTAAAGCAGATAGTGAAGGATCCATTGAAGTTTCATTGTTTCATGGAGATTACAATATAACTATTAAAGACCCAGTTTCCAATTCATTGACTAGGTGGAATTATAATATGATAGAAGACGATACAACAGGCACTGTTCATATTCATATCAATGCTTGA